DNA from Eucalyptus grandis isolate ANBG69807.140 chromosome 5, ASM1654582v1, whole genome shotgun sequence:
AAATTAAGGACTAGTTGCAAGATCGCAATGCAGTCGGGGTAACACTAGTATCTGTTCATGAATTTAGAGATGAATGAAAAGCTAGCATCtgatttttgatgaaaaaatgTGACCTGTATAGTTGATTAATGGAAATGAAAGGATTCCTGGGCGTGCACTTAAGAAAAATTTTTAGTCTATCATAGATACACTTGGATGATGCATCGTAGCTTCTAAAGTCAGGAAAATTGTGATGTCTTGTGGTGCCACTCCAATGGCAATTTACTCAGACCCATTATGATTGTCTCTCTCCTAGCTCTAATGTTCTGCTGATGAATTAATTTGAGTTCATAATATCTCGagttcattttgaatttttgtcttctttttctgtgATCAGTTAGGGGTTTGAACTCCAATTCGTACAAGTGAACAGTAAATTACCAGCGGGACTGCAGGATACAGCCTCAAAGTCTCTGTGAGTGTGGCATGAAGGTAGTGCATTCGACCAAGCACCGGATCAGTAATTCTTTCCACGAATTCATCTGGGTTAGCTTCACTTGCCTGATCTCCAGTCACTTCCTTTATTTCATCGACAATCTTTTGCTGCACCAGGGGGTTTTTACAGAGCATGTAGAGGAACCATGATAAGGTACTTGCACTAGTATCTTTTCCCGCGATCATGAAATTCAGAATTATATCCCTCAAGTACTTCTCGTTCATATTCTTGGGATCTTTCTCACACTCGAGCAAAAATCTCGAGAGAATATCCTCCTTGTCATTCTTGTAGGAAAAagataggaaaagaaaacatcagCCAGGGGAATTGCCAAAGAAAAATCCTCTGGAAAGTAGTATGACTGTCTTGAAAACAATCTTTAGATGTTGCCACAAGTTTTTCTATTCAGAATTCTTCCTCTGAAAATAGTTCTTGAGCTTCTTCCAGTGTTCTTTTATTAAAATCTTTCGCAACATCACATGCCATAATGGCTCTTCCTAATTTGAATAGTGGCTTGACAAAAGAAGAGCGTGAACTTCAAAAAACTGAACAGCTAAACGCACACTAAGTACTGCCAATTTACACATTtactaataaaatttaaaaaagcaCTCACCTGTTCTCGCTGCGCTGCAAGCTGATTCCTCTTGATCTTGATAAGTTGATGCACAAAATTGTCGATGAGTTTAATGTTATTCCTAAGGCGAGCTTCTGAACCAATGCTGAGAAGTCTTTTGAGTTCCCAAGAGGGATCAATATATCGCCAGTAGGTTAGTTCATTTGCCTCATCAAAAGCTTTCATGAAGGCTCTTCCCTCTTTGCTTGATCCTTCCAAGCAATTCAAATCCACACCGAATCCAACTTTGAAGATGGAATCCAAAGTGCACCTCATCAATATATCCTACGGACAGGATTTAAGATGATAATGAGCAAGTTAATGGACAGTGTCCTGTTACCTTCTTTTCTACTGTGAAGACAATTATCAGGAAATGTCCTTTCTTCTACTGTTATGgttgccatctctctctctctctctctcaagttgtTTGGGTGGAGGCTGAGGAGGACTGACAACTACTGCGCGATGGTCGCTCCTATCGTCGAGTGACCCCAACAGTTTTCGTCTATCCTAGGTTTCTCTTCAAGACTAGCTATATCTGATCCTctttagattgcatacatatgcAATCATTTTCAGACAAAGCTACATATCTATCAAATCCGGATGACCAATTTCAGTATATTTCGATATTCTATCGGAAATATGCAGTCTTTATGTTTGATTCCATTCACCTTATGTTTCTTTCAGAGTGGTTTTGATCATCGTGGAGTTCTCGCCattcaaaaattgaaactaCTTACTTGCATATCGAATCCCTCTGAAGCAGCCGATAGCTCCTCCACGACCTTGATCAGCTTTGCAGCATTCTTCCTGAACACGCAACAGCTAAAATCTCTGAGCACCTTCGTCGCAAACTCAAAGCTCGCGaccttcctctgcttcttccaCTTCTCTCCATCCACCACGAAAATCCCCTGCCCGAACAAATCCTTCATTATATCTATGTCATACTTTCCCTTCGTGTACTTATCGAAGTTGGTCTTCAATATGTGCTCGACATTCCTTGGATCGGTTGTGTACATCTCACTCTGGTGCGGTGCAAGGAGCCGGAACGTCGGAGATCTCCTCGCGACTCCAGTCAGGTAGTCGTAGAGCCGGTTGAAGTAGACGAGTTGAACGAAGACCGTCCCACGAACGGGTGGATACTTAGAGCTCCGGAGGGACTTTCCAGTGAAGGTTTTCAGGAGCAGGAGAGCGAAGGCGATGGAGAGAGCGACGGGAACGAGTGCTGCTGAGTAGAGCACCGTCGACACGATGTTGATgcccattttcttctctctctttttctggtAAAGAAGCTGGAAGGTAACGAGGATGAAGATCAAAGCAGATGAGGTCCTTGCGTTGAATTTTGGTTCGAGGCTCTTGACTTTGTCCATTTATTGCACTTAACTCTTTAGAATATAATAATGTAGGAATCGATGTGCGTGTTCTGGTTTTATCTGTTTGTTGTGGGGGAAGTCGAGCACTCAGATGGCCTGCCACTCTTGGTGGTGAAGCTTCCAGCTTCGTTTATTTTAAACAAAGTATATAAATATAAACcctgaatttcttttcttttttgttatggaAAATTTACTGGGCATATGAATATTATAAAACAAACTCTGTTGCAATAAACCAAGGTATGGTGGTTCCTAAGTGGCACATGAATATTATAAAACAAACTCTGTTGCTCACCTTTTCTTGCCCCCTTCTAAGTGCCCAAAAGGGCCACCAAAACCGACCGAGGGGTGCAATTGAAAGAGATTAGAAAGTACAACGCTAACTTTAATATAAAATGAAGCAGTGGGGACTATCACtagaattacacgcaaatcacAGGACCAACAATCAATTTCCTCTCCCCGCAAAAGAATAGTTCTGGTTCTTCGTCGCCGATCATCCCCTGCAGCAGAGCAGAGCAGGGCAGGGCAGGgcagggcagagagagagagagagagagagagagagagaggcggagaGAGAAGAATTACAGTGTGGCTTTGCCTTCCGAGCTTCTCATCTCCTTCACTTCCTCTCAACCTCCGCGTGTTGCTTTCGGTTTTTACATCATTGATGGCACCTAGATTTCAGTCTCCATGTCTTGTCTATACCCTTTTTAATCTAGTGATGATAGCAGCATACGCTCGAGATCGTTGCCGTTAGAAGAGATTCCGTCTTTCGTAGGGATCTTGGGATTGAATAGAGATGAAAAATGATGAAACGTGGCTCGTACCAGCAGAGGGTCGTTCTACTTCTTCTGGGGGCGGATATGTGGGGGAATCCATTCTTGTAATTTCTGAAGCTATATTGTCATAGggaaaattaatctttttttggAGTTGAAGGAACAGAGTGATTTCTAGAGCGACACAAGGTTCAGTGAATCAATGTACAGGCACTAGAACTCGTCAACATATAACACAGAAAGATGTCATTTCGCACGGCACTGGCCATTGGGTAATTCTCATACAGTTTAGGGATGATGCTTTTGAGAACTGAAAACAGATCATAGTCTTTTGATGTCATTTGTGCGAGATCCCTAGTCTGGCCCAAAATAGCAGTCTCTTTGCTGGGAGTTCTGTGAAATCCGCATTGAGTGACTATCTATACCTGTTGAACCTGGCCTGTGCAACTAGTGAATATGTTACATATGAAATCGAAAGTCAAATATGCAAGAGCCAGTAGACTCATATCGGACTTGCCGCTTTTGCTAGGGAATCATGGTAGTTCCAAGAAGCTTTTCTTCGCATAGACCATTCAGACTGTCTATTTGAGTACAATACTATGTTTGTCTATTCAAGTATAGAGAATCAAGAAATGAGAAACGCAAGAGGGCCAATGATAAGGACGGCATTGAATTTCCTGGACATGAGAAGGTCGCATTTAGAGAGGTTGTTGAAGATCCGCCCAAATTGGCTGTAATCCCTGAAGTAGTGTTCTGTGTTTCGCTGGCCAATTAACTAATGCTGCAGATTTTGAAAATAGTTGTTTCATTCCCTCCTGCCCAtttgattcttttcattttgtctTGGGTGAGGGCATTGCAGATCCTGCAAAATGCATCTCAACGGAGACTTCGTTTACAGGCTATTGTACAGAAATCGCCAAGGATGGGCAGCTAGGCCCACTGGCCTACTTCCTTCAACGTTAGGTTCTTCATTATCATTTTGATGGTGACCTTCTTTCGAACAATATTTTGGCCAATTTCTGATGGTATTCTGTATTTTACCTTTATGATTATTGTAGTGTTAGTTTTGAGatatctattttttgttgtaGGATATCTCATTTCTTTTATGGCAGGAGGAGAATCATTCTTCTTTCCCTTATTTTTGTGATAGTTTAGACATTTAAGCAAGTGCTTTACATGAGAGGAAAACTTTGTTCTTGGTATAGAGAATTATGAATAAGTCCAGCTCAGCCAAAGTCAATCAGCCGATTATCATGTTGGTATGTCAATGACATCATGAAGTGTGGGATTGCTGATTGTTAGATGAGCTTGAAAACCATTTTAGGGACATATCAGCTTGTTAGCCTCTCAGAGGCTTTATGAGAATAAGATAATAATAGCATTGTCGCAAAGCCTGACAAATTTTTAACGTCAAATAATGTACAGAATTCATGTAGGCATCACTTTACCATTCCAGCATTTACATGCAACGGTAAGATCTTGCAGCACACATGCTTACTTATTAGTGAAAACCACTAGCATCCAACATTAGAAATCCGTACTCAATGATAGCACTGCTCTTATGTAGCCGATCTGGGAACAGCACAAAGATGTAAGCCATTGTCAATGTGAAGGTTGAACATGACTTTT
Protein-coding regions in this window:
- the LOC104444313 gene encoding cytochrome P450 704C1 yields the protein MDKVKSLEPKFNARTSSALIFILVTFQLLYQKKREKKMGINIVSTVLYSAALVPVALSIAFALLLLKTFTGKSLRSSKYPPVRGTVFVQLVYFNRLYDYLTGVARRSPTFRLLAPHQSEMYTTDPRNVEHILKTNFDKYTKGKYDIDIMKDLFGQGIFVVDGEKWKKQRKVASFEFATKVLRDFSCCVFRKNAAKLIKVVEELSAASEGFDMQDILMRCTLDSIFKVGFGVDLNCLEGSSKEGRAFMKAFDEANELTYWRYIDPSWELKRLLSIGSEARLRNNIKLIDNFVHQLIKIKRNQLAAQREQNDKEDILSRFLLECEKDPKNMNEKYLRDIILNFMIAGKDTSASTLSWFLYMLCKNPLVQQKIVDEIKEVTGDQASEANPDEFVERITDPVLGRMHYLHATLTETLRLYPAVPLDGRCAETDDVLPDGFHVKKGDNINYLAYSMGRMHNIWGEDAEDFKPERWLKDGIFQNESPFKFVAFHAGPRICLGKDFAYRQMKIVSIALLRFFRFRLADETRPVTYKVMFTLHIDNGLPLHAVPRLAK